From one Notolabrus celidotus isolate fNotCel1 chromosome 2, fNotCel1.pri, whole genome shotgun sequence genomic stretch:
- the LOC117804729 gene encoding uncharacterized protein LOC117804729 has product MEKEERKRLEKKQRETRMKKDIDRVLREIQFMEEEEERSGPSLEEDSWTPYLSLCSRLQLLLLNCERYYYVMKKNKYHKREQTLQKKSIKTGSSYSELLWLLEERRRLMVYIKQTELEKEEVIEKVWQRIEQWKVSVSSVEGEKEKRRGRRLYITWRPIRMNQNGLKVSEINNPIQMMEQSRAEAVPPKPPPTSPPGSGRTS; this is encoded by the exons atggagaaggaggagagaaaaagactaGAGAAGAAGCAAAGAGAAACTAGAATGAAGAAGGACATAGACAGAGTGCTGAGGGAGATCCAGTTcatggaagaagaggaggagagaagtggTCCATCCTTAGAGGAGGACAGTTGGACTCCTTACCTAAGTTTGTgcagcagactgcagctgctTCTCCTGAACTGTGAGAGATATTACTATGTCATGAAGAAGAACAAATACCACAAGAGGGAGCAGaccctgcagaaaaaaa GTATTAAGACTGGCTCCAGCTATTCTGAACTCCTCTGGCTGCTAGAAGAAAGGAGGAGACTGATGGTCtacataaaacagactgaactgGAAAAGGAAGAGGTAATCGAGAAAGTGTGGCAGAGGATAGAACAGTGGAAGGTCAGCGTGAGCTcggtggagggagagaaagagaagagaagaggtcGGCGACTCTACATCACCTGGAGACCGATCCGTATGAATCAAAATGGATTGAAGGTTTCAGAGATTAACAATCCCATACAGATGATGGAGCAGTCGAGAGCTGAAGCTGTGCCTCCAAAACCTCCTCCAACATCTCCACCTGGATCTGGGAGAACATCCTGA